In a genomic window of Rhizobium tumorigenes:
- a CDS encoding intradiol ring-cleavage dioxygenase, whose amino-acid sequence MADQQTKHDAESGYFSEESSVEVVLARMAGKTDPRLREVMSAAIRHLHAFVKEVEPNQQEWGMAIDFLTETGQICNEWRQEFILLSDILGVSMLVDAINNRKPSGATETTVLGPFHVMDAPQYENGANICLDGKGEPLLVRGRVTDTDGKPIAGAMLDVWQANDEGFYDVQQKGLQPEMNLRGIFKTDADGSYWFKSVRPKFYPIPDDGPVGKLLGQMGRHPFRPAHIHFIVGAAGFEPITTHIFTPDCPYLHSDAVFGVKEDLIADFGKLDDPKRAAELGFDNPFEAVTCDFVLVTPQQKLEA is encoded by the coding sequence ATGGCTGACCAGCAGACGAAACATGACGCTGAGAGCGGATACTTCTCCGAGGAGAGCTCGGTCGAAGTAGTCCTGGCACGGATGGCAGGGAAAACCGATCCGCGTCTGCGCGAAGTCATGAGCGCAGCAATCCGCCACCTGCATGCGTTCGTCAAGGAAGTGGAGCCCAATCAGCAGGAATGGGGCATGGCCATCGATTTCCTGACCGAAACCGGCCAGATCTGCAACGAATGGCGGCAGGAGTTCATCCTGCTTTCCGACATTCTCGGCGTTTCCATGCTGGTCGATGCGATCAACAACCGCAAGCCATCCGGGGCGACCGAGACTACGGTGCTCGGTCCGTTCCATGTCATGGACGCACCGCAATACGAGAATGGCGCCAATATCTGTCTGGATGGCAAGGGCGAACCGCTGCTGGTGAGGGGGCGCGTCACCGATACCGACGGAAAGCCGATCGCCGGCGCGATGCTCGATGTCTGGCAAGCCAACGACGAGGGCTTCTACGATGTCCAGCAGAAGGGCCTGCAGCCCGAGATGAACCTGCGCGGCATCTTCAAGACGGATGCCGACGGGTCATACTGGTTCAAGTCGGTTCGGCCAAAATTCTATCCGATCCCCGATGACGGCCCTGTTGGCAAGCTGCTCGGCCAGATGGGGCGCCATCCATTCAGGCCAGCCCACATCCACTTCATCGTCGGGGCTGCCGGCTTCGAGCCCATCACAACACATATCTTCACGCCCGATTGCCCCTACCTTCATTCGGATGCGGTTTTCGGGGTGAAGGAAGACCTGATTGCCGATTTCGGCAAGCTGGACGATCCGAAGCGCGCTGCCGAGCTCGGCTTCGACAATCCGTTCGAGGCCGTGACCTGTGACTTTGTGCTGGTCACGCCGCAGCAGAAGCTGGAGGCATAG
- a CDS encoding Dabb family protein, with product MIKHIVMWNVRGDTAEEKQEAARNVKHKFEGLVGQIPGLRTLEIGIDISRISYACDVVLYSEFESQADLQGYAEHPAHLQVRNELDGVRTDRYQVDYIP from the coding sequence ATGATCAAACATATCGTCATGTGGAACGTCCGCGGTGACACGGCCGAGGAAAAGCAAGAGGCGGCGCGCAACGTCAAGCACAAGTTCGAGGGTCTGGTCGGCCAGATCCCGGGCTTGCGGACGCTGGAGATCGGCATCGATATCAGCCGGATTTCCTACGCCTGCGACGTGGTGCTGTATTCCGAATTCGAGAGCCAGGCCGATCTGCAGGGATACGCGGAGCATCCGGCTCACCTGCAGGTCAGAAACGAGCTCGATGGGGTCCGCACGGACCGCTATCAGGTCGACTATATCCCCTGA
- a CDS encoding maleylacetate reductase → MQAFTYNANPGRVIFGHGTIARLGEEADRLSADKVLVLSTPEQAEQARAVADHLGPRFAGSYTKAQMHTPVDVTVDAMREVERLKANAVLAIGGGSTTGLGKAIAFRTDIPQIVVPTTYAGSEATPILGETENGRKVTKSDPRILPEVIVYDIDLTLTLPGSMSVTSGLNAVAHAVEALYARETNPIISLLAEQGIAAFSRALPVIAKNPEDPEARADALYGAWLCGVCLGSVGMALHHKLCHTLGGMFNLPHAPMHTAVLPHAVAYNAPAVPEAMARIAKALGADDAATGLFDLASGLGADMALKSLGMPGDGIDAAVEQAMSNAYWNPRALEKDGLHHLLSRAYEGARPAGASASSI, encoded by the coding sequence ATGCAGGCCTTCACCTATAACGCCAATCCCGGGCGCGTGATCTTCGGGCACGGCACGATCGCAAGGCTTGGAGAAGAGGCTGACCGTCTGTCGGCCGACAAGGTTCTCGTCCTGTCGACACCGGAGCAGGCCGAACAGGCGCGGGCCGTGGCCGATCATCTCGGACCGCGTTTTGCTGGCAGCTATACGAAGGCGCAGATGCACACGCCAGTCGACGTGACCGTCGATGCGATGCGTGAAGTCGAGCGGCTGAAGGCGAACGCGGTGCTGGCAATCGGCGGCGGATCGACGACGGGGCTCGGAAAGGCCATCGCCTTTCGCACCGATATTCCGCAGATCGTGGTGCCGACAACCTATGCCGGCTCCGAGGCGACGCCTATCCTTGGCGAAACTGAGAATGGTCGAAAGGTCACGAAGTCAGACCCGCGCATTCTGCCTGAGGTCATCGTCTACGACATCGACCTTACCCTGACACTGCCGGGCTCGATGTCCGTCACTTCAGGCCTCAATGCCGTGGCCCATGCGGTCGAGGCACTGTATGCGCGCGAAACCAATCCGATCATTTCGCTATTGGCGGAGCAGGGGATCGCGGCATTCTCGCGCGCCTTGCCGGTTATCGCGAAAAACCCGGAAGATCCCGAGGCAAGAGCCGATGCGCTGTACGGGGCGTGGCTTTGTGGCGTCTGCCTGGGTTCCGTCGGCATGGCGCTCCACCACAAGCTCTGCCACACCCTCGGCGGCATGTTCAACCTGCCGCATGCGCCAATGCACACCGCTGTCCTGCCGCACGCCGTCGCCTACAACGCGCCGGCGGTACCGGAAGCGATGGCGCGGATTGCCAAAGCGCTCGGCGCTGACGATGCGGCGACGGGCTTGTTCGATCTCGCCTCCGGTCTCGGTGCGGATATGGCCCTCAAGTCATTGGGCATGCCCGGCGATGGGATCGACGCGGCGGTCGAGCAGGCGATGTCCAATGCCTACTGGAACCCGCGCGCATTGGAAAAGGATGGTCTCCATCATCTGCTGTCTCGTGCCTATGAGGGCGCAAGGCCGGCAGGCGCGTCTGCGTCGTCAATCTGA
- a CDS encoding ketopantoate reductase family protein codes for MSWDKEGGPRIAFLGTGAQGASIGADFALAGLDVTFIEQWPDHVIAIREHGITVNLPTRTINAKVPALHLCQVAEIKEPFDVVFLVVKAYDTKWACQLIEPVLAPDGLVVGLQNGMTHEDIAAIVGRERTIGAVIEIASNMWVPGVTNRQNDHDTSWFALGALDPQTQPRVEAVADLLRNAGTVEVTDDIRSAKWMKLVVNAAELIPSAIINLPLGDAARTPGMLETMRAAGYEAMHAALADGATIVPIIGMPPVTTNDPERYVDKIFEEVLTVFSQADTLTTSLQDWRKGRRAEIQEVNGWVVDTLKAHGRPAPVNQRVMEIAYEIENGRLEARPENSKLLIEAFEAAGKR; via the coding sequence ATGAGCTGGGATAAAGAGGGCGGTCCGAGGATCGCGTTTCTGGGCACGGGCGCGCAAGGCGCTTCCATCGGCGCCGATTTCGCGCTTGCGGGCCTGGACGTAACCTTCATCGAACAGTGGCCGGATCACGTCATCGCAATCCGCGAGCATGGCATCACTGTCAACCTGCCGACACGCACGATCAATGCCAAAGTTCCAGCACTGCATCTTTGCCAGGTGGCGGAAATCAAGGAACCCTTCGATGTCGTCTTCCTGGTGGTCAAGGCCTACGATACGAAATGGGCCTGCCAGCTTATTGAGCCGGTCCTTGCGCCAGACGGCTTGGTTGTCGGCCTGCAGAACGGCATGACCCATGAGGATATTGCCGCGATCGTCGGCCGGGAGCGGACCATCGGCGCGGTGATCGAGATCGCCTCCAACATGTGGGTGCCCGGTGTCACCAACCGTCAGAACGACCACGACACCTCTTGGTTCGCTCTTGGCGCGCTCGATCCGCAGACGCAGCCAAGGGTCGAGGCCGTTGCCGATCTGCTGCGCAATGCAGGCACGGTCGAGGTCACGGACGATATCCGTTCGGCAAAATGGATGAAGCTGGTCGTCAACGCGGCCGAACTTATTCCTTCGGCGATCATCAATCTGCCGCTGGGAGATGCAGCACGGACCCCGGGTATGCTGGAGACGATGCGTGCGGCCGGCTATGAGGCCATGCATGCGGCCCTCGCCGATGGTGCCACGATTGTACCCATCATCGGCATGCCGCCGGTGACGACAAACGACCCGGAGCGCTATGTCGACAAGATATTCGAAGAGGTACTGACGGTCTTCTCGCAAGCCGACACGTTGACAACGTCGTTGCAGGACTGGCGAAAAGGACGTCGTGCCGAGATCCAGGAGGTCAACGGCTGGGTCGTCGACACCCTGAAAGCGCACGGCCGGCCAGCGCCGGTGAACCAGCGCGTCATGGAAATCGCCTACGAGATCGAAAATGGCAGGCTCGAAGCCAGGCCGGAGAATTCGAAGCTGCTGATCGAGGCCTTTGAAGCTGCTGGCAAGAGATGA